The Neptunomonas concharum genomic interval GCTTGATCAACAAGCCCTTTGTGAAAGAGAGCCTAATATCGAAGGGCTTGGAGCTATTTTTGTCCCCTCTACAGGGATTGTCAGCTATACCCAGATTACAGAAAAAATGTTGCAAAAAGTTGTTAATCTCGGTGGTGAGGTACGCTTATCTACTGAAGTGACCGGCGTTAAGGAGTCACCCGAAGAGGTGACGGTGACAACCCATTCTGGAGTCTTTAAAGGGCGCCACCTAATTGTCTGTGCCGGTCTTATGGCGGACCGAGTCGTACGGATGCTTGGGGTCGAGCCTAAGTTCAAAATCATCCCCTTTCGGGGGGAGTACTTTTTGTTGCCCTCAAAACATAATCAGATAGTTAACCATCTTATCTATCCGATACCTGATCCAGATTTGCCATTTTTGGGTGTTCACTTAACGCGTATGGTTGATGGAACAGTCACCGTAGGCCCGAATGCGGTACTTGCCTTTAAACGCGAAGGGTATCGCAAAACCGATATCAGTCTTAAAGACTGTTGGGAGATGTTGACTTACCCGGGTTTAAGAAAGGTTGTCTGGAAAAACCTTAAGCCTAGCTTGGCTGAGATGAAAAATAGCTTATCTAAGCGTGGTTATTTAGGGTTGGTGCAAAAATATTGCCCAATAATCACTTTGGATGATTTAAAACCTTACCCTGCGGGTATTCGGGCACAAGCGATTACACCTGACGGTGATTTAGTTGATGATTTTTTGTTCGTGAAAACCCAGCGTGCACTGGTGGTTTGCAATGCACCTTCACCGGCAGCAACATCGGCTATACCCATTGGTGAACATATTATTGATCAATTAGATGTGAGCAGTACATGAGCGCAGGTTGGTGATAGCCATCAGCTGGCTTTCATCATTGCTCGGTAGTCGTGTGCCAGTAATTTCCAATGGTGCAGAGAGGATAGGTAGCCTATCTTCTCTAAGTATGCTTCAGACAGCTGGTTATTCATCTTCGTATGCTTATGTTGCCATACTGGTGGAATTAAGGCATCAGCTACATGAACAGCGGTAAGAGGCTGAAAATCCGTGTCCGTGGATAGATGGGGGGCAGGGTGTAAAAGAATTGCCTCGACTACGCGGGGCGGAATGTTCCATAAAGCCATCAGCGCTGCGCCGACTTCACCGTGATAAAGCCCAGTGATCTTTTTCTCAGCTAAATGTAATGGCTTTTTCTCTTTAACGGCATACTGAAGTACCTTCAGATAATCTGATGGGTTCTGGGAGGCCATGACCAGAATACCTATATCTTGCAGCAACCCTGCAAGAAAAGCCTGCTCTGCTATACCAGGGCTAACTTTGGCTTGTTGACAGATATCTTTAGCGAGTCTGGCGACTAAGAGTGCTCTTTGGTTTATCCGCTCAAAAGAGAAATACTTCCAGCGCTTGTGGGGTGGATAGGTGCTGGAAATACGACTGGATAAAGCGAGGCCTCTCAGAGTACGAATCCCTAAAATAGATACCGCCTCAGGTATTTGGCTGATCTCTCTAGGCATACCAAAATAGGAAGAGTTCACCAGCTGGATCAGCTTAGCGGCTAGTGCCGGGTCTTGTTGAATAATCGAAGCGATGTTCTTAGCGTTTGTCGTGTCAGAGTTGAGCGCGTGGGTTAATTCCAAGTATACGCCTGGGACGGCAGGTAACTGATGCTGATTACTGATAAATTGTCTGATAGCAGGGCGCTTGACCAGCTGCGTTATTTTAAGCAGATATTTGATTGTTGTGCAGATGGTTTCAATATCGTTGGGTTGAGCAAAAACCCGATGGGTCAGCTCAAGCCTCTGAGTAATACTCTGATTACTATGAATACTTGGCCCTAGCTGAAAGCGAAGAAGATCAGGTTTCAGCTCAATCATACGGTTTAATACATTGAGCTCTGCATAGCCCCTGATTGAGCTGGATAAAAACACTGCATCAGGAGCTTTAAGTTCAAACCGAGCCAGTAGCATTTGCGGATCGTCAAAACGATCAACCTGCCAATGTGGTTCTGCCTTTGAGAGTTGGTGTGTCCATGACAAAAAGTCTCCGCCCGGATCGAGCAGCATCAGATTGATTGCTTTTTGCGAAGTAGCGGCTACTTCCGTCATCACGGTTATCCATTTGTGTAGAACTCATGCCTAACATTAGGCGCCTGTCTCGAAATGAATAATAGGTCAAACCAGATAAAACAGAAACCCCTGTTAGGGGTTCTGATCGTCAATGGCTTTGGGTCGGTCATTATTAGATTCGGGGCGAATCTCTTCCCGCATGACGCAATAGATGCGAAAGCCATATACGGTGATCAAAGCACTGAGTAAATCCAAAAAGACCACAATGGGGAGTTCAAGCAACATGCTGCGGTCTTCTTGGTTGGTGAAGTATTGGGTGATAGGAATTTCTACCAACTGTAAAGTAGGATAAAGAATCAATAAACCTTGCAGTAATACCCAGAAGTAATCATCGGTTTCCTCCCAGCTTTGTTTTAAACTGGCCCATGCGCTTTTGCCTTCGACAACCCCAATATAGTCCGCAAAGGATAGGCGAATTCCAATATAGATGCCTGGAATGATGAGTAAAAGCAAGCCGCCGGAGATAGCCAATGCCGTCAGGATAAAGATGAACAGTAAGGTTCTCCAGTACTTAAAGCTGAGGCTGATTGCTTGAAAAGGCTGTAACGGCCGGTTTTCAAGCTTTGACTGCATATACAAAATCGTGGCAGCCCAATAGATGGGCATCAGTACTAAGCTCAATAGTGATATGGATAAGGCAGTTTGGCGAAAGTCTTCGGTCTCGGATGCGTTCATATCGAGCCAAAGCGCCAAAGCATTCAAAAGAATTAAAAAAGGAAGCTGAATCGTAGCGATATCCCGAAAGTTCTGCCTAAAAAAGAAAAAGCTCTGTTTTAAATAGTCAAAAGTCTTCATAAAATTAACAATAACAGCCTTATATGGAGGATTGATCGAGATAACGTTGGACAGTATCAACGATGGCTTGAGTTTGAGGGTCAACCTCAAGATTAATACGGTCGCCTACATTTGCGCTACCAAAGGTGGTTACATTCAGTGTTTCTGGGATCAAAAAGATATTAAACAAGTTTCCTTTTACCTCAGCAATGGTCAAGCTGCACCCATTCAGGGAGACAAAGCCCTTCGGAAGAAGATATTGGCTTAGGTGGTCAGGTGCTTTCAGCCAGATTTCACAGTTATCCGGCGTTTTGCGGATTGAGTCAATGGTAGCCACAGAGGATACATGGCCCGAAAGAAGGTGCCCGCCTATCTCGTCTCCGAACTTTGCCGCACGTTCAAAATTAACGTGATCACCCACAGTGATATCCCCGAGGTTAGTCACGCGCAGTGTTTCTTCTATAAGGTCAAAGCGAACATTGCATGAATCAAAACTGGCAATCGTCAAGCAGGTACCATTTATCGCAATACTCGCACCGATTTGCAAGTTGCCTGCTCGACTGGATGGAAGCCTGACTGTCAGTTGCATAAAGTCATCCCGCCGCTCTATGAGGGTTACTTCGGCTTGCCCCTGAACAATGCCTGTAAACATCTTTACCTTTCCTGTCATTAACGATTAATCTGAAGGGCAGAGAATAACGTAAAAAGGAACAAATTACTTGCTCCAAGGAGTCTAAGATGCACTACGTTGTTACGGGCGGAACTGGCTTTATTGGTACTCGGCTGGTCGAGTCCCTGTTAGCAGACGGGCATGATATTACAGTGATTTCTCGAAAGCCTGCTAACGTTACTGTTGGCTCAAAAGCTCATCAACCTAAGCTTGAGTCTATCACAATCGATGAACTACAAAAGCTGACAAAACCGGTGGATGGTGTTGTTAATCTGGCAGGTGCTCCGATTGTCGATAAGCGTTGGACTGATGCGCGAAAAAAACTATTGAGACACAGTCGTATTGATCTTACCCAGACGCTAATAGCGAGTTTGGAAAAGGCTGGTGCTCAACCGGATGTATTCATCAGTGGGTCAGCAATTGGTTATTATGGTAGTCACGATCATGACCTACCATTAAATGAGCAGGCGACGGTCACCAAAGGGTTTACTCATGACTTGTGTCGTGACTGGGAGAATGCTGCTCTGGGTGCTGAAAAACGCTTGAATTCGCGAGTCTGCTTGATTCGAACCGGAGTGGTCTTAGGAGAAGGCGGAGCACTTAAAAAGATGTTACCTCCTTTTCGTTTTGGCTTAGGAGGCCCTATCGGAGATGGAAGGCAATGGATGTCGTGGTTGCATCTTGATGATGAGGTGGCGGCTATCCGCTTTTTATTAGCACACGATACCCTCAGCGGCCCTTTTAATCTTACCGCGCCGGGTTCGGTTACCAACCAAGAGTTCAGTGATACCCTCGGTGCTGTCTTAGGTAAGCCTGCGAAATTTCGAGTCCCCCCTCTCATGATGAAGCTCATGTTAGGAGAGGCTAGTGAACTCCTTTTGGAAGGGCAGCGTATATACCCAGAAAAACTACTGAAAGCAGGGTTTACCTTTAAATATCCTGATCTTTCAACCGCGTTACGGACTGTTCTGGGCTCTGAGTAGGGGGATTGTTTTGATGGCTGCTTTCTAAGTGCCGCAATGTTTGTTGCAGTTGTGCCTCAATGCGTTCTAGTTGAGATTCAATTTTAGCGATCCTATCGATATTTTGGTTCTCCTTTTCGAGCATATCTTTTTCATCCTGCTCTATAAAAAAAACGGAGAAGCTGGCTGTTAGCATGGAAAAAAGGCCTATGCCCATTAGGATAAGCAGTGCGCCAAAGAGCCTTCCTGCTGTAGTAACAGGAACGAGATCTCCATAGCCAACCGTCGTCACCGTCACCCATGCCCACCAGATGCCATCAACAGGTGTTTTGAACGCTGGATCAATGCCGGAAATAAGAAAGCCCGAAAACAGCATGATTAAAAAGCAGATGAACAGGGTCATCCCCAAATTGTGACGGGCGAGCACGGTGCGTACATCGGTGGATATGCGTAGCAAAATACCTACCATGATCAGTAGCCGCAGTGTTCTGAGCACTCCCGCATAAAAGATCTGCATCCCCCAAATCACTGGAAGGCCGGCAAGAATGATCAAGATGTTCATCCAGTTATGCTTGAGATACAGTGCTTTATTATCCACTAAAAAGAGTAAAATTCCGGTTTCTGCAACAAAGCAAAGCCAAATAAACCGATCCGTGAAAAGCGTTAACTCTGGGGTCGATAGCCCTTTTTCGGCCAAATACCAATCCACGATAATCCATAAAGCCGCAATCATCATTGGGGCTTCTAGTCTGCGGGACCAACGGCGGGCGGTAGGATTTTCATCAGGAGAAACGCCACCAAAACCTAGGCGACTCAGAAATGCTTGGTGACGATCAAAGCCCATACGCTACCTATTTATGAATGGGTGGATTTTAAGCGGCGTTGTCGCAGCGCATCGACAGCCTGAAGTAATAAGTCCCCTTGCCAGAGCGCTGCTTCACCATTATAGATATGCTGCTCTAAGTCGATAATTAAAAAGTCTAGTGTTTGATTCGAGGCAGCGGCACTAATATCTTCACAGCTGTCTATATCACTATCGGGCCAAAAGTGTTGTGCCCACTCGATAAGACGAAGTTTAGCAAACTCCACATTATTTTGCTGACAGGCCATAGTTAATGCCTGAAAGGTGTTATTCTCAGCTAACAGATGGGTACGCTCTCGCTTTTGTTTTTGCCGTTCACTCACGATGCTGCGTTTTTTAATTTGATGCTGTTTAAAATGTCTGAGTTTATTGTAGGTGTATAGCCAACCCAGAGACGTGGCTGTACTTAACGTGAGTAAGAATATGATTACGACGATGTAACCATCTGATGTATTACGTTTTGTCAGCACATCTGAGGCTTCTTGAGGTTCAGGGGCCGTTGTTTCTGCACTGATAGTCGTCGCCGATTTGGCTTGAGGGTCAGATGAGTTCAGTCCGTTCGCTGATTTGGCATCTACACGAATAATAACGGGTGGGCGTGAAGCAATCTTTGCTCTGTCCTCGTAGGTATCCCACCAATGGATGTCAATTGGCGGTAGGGTGATCTCTCCCCGCTCTTTGGGCGTTATACGCAGTGTTTCTGTTCTTGTGCCTATCAACCCCTGTTCTGATATGGCTTCTGATAGTGTCACATCAAGTAGTTCAATTGTGGCGAGCTCATTTTGCAGCACAGCCAAAGAGGGTAGCCGGGCAGTGGGTAGTCCGGTTGCTGTTAGCGACAGCTTTCTGATAATGGCAACACCCGGCTCTACCTTATCTGGAGCCTCTAAGGTTTCGGTAAGCAGCATATCATTGGCGGGTAGCCAGTAGCCTTGGGAGTTAGTATTGGCACGGGGAATGATTGCTACTTCCAGCTCGCTACCTACGGTCTCAAGAGGGTTGCCCGAAACGGTTGTGCCTGAGAACAAGGGAGGCTCGATATCATAAGTTCCAGGCTCATCGGCAAAAATAGCGTAGCGTTGTTCTTTAACGAAGTAGCGTTGGCCCTGATAGAGGGTTTCCTCCTCTTGAGCGTCACCTAGCGGTACAATCAGCGCCCGATTCAGGAAAGGATCGGTTAGCCCTACGTTCTTGCTGAGGGGGTCCTTATGATACAAGCGGACACTATAAATTAGCTGGCTGCTTTCGTAGGCTTCGGTGTAGTCAAGCTCGTTTTCAATAAACAATGGGCGTGGAATGTTTTGCAATGGTGTTGTCGGCAATATGCCGGAAGGTGCTTGCGTTTGGGTGGCCGTATAACTAGGAATGCCGCTAGGGCCTGAGACATTCACTGTGATAGGTAGTGAACGGTCGTTTTGGATCGTAAACGCAGGAATCGTTAATGCACCTGAACGTTTAGGGCGTATTAAAACCTGCCATCGGGTAGTGGCGACCCGTGTCTTCCCCTGTAAGCTGGAGATTGTCATCTTCTTGCTACCAAGCAGTTGAAAATCCTGAGTGAGCGTTGATAAGTCAGGGCGTTGTGCTTGTCCAGGTTGAGTCACTTCAATCGTTAAACGAACGGTGTCCTGAAGAGATATGTTGTAGCGGCTCAGGTAGGTACTCACTTCTGCATGAGCTAGGCTGGGTAGTAAAACGAGTAAAAAAAAGAAACGGCGCATTCTGTTATATGAGTCTCAGGATAGAAAACCTATTTGGTTCATTATTCAGTAAGCTTCAAATGATATCAATGAGTTGATGATTCCATTGCTCGTGGGTTTCGCTAGAATGGTTAGGCCATATGCTAAAGATCAGTTGAAATGAACGAAATTATTATCAATATCAGTATTTCTACGAAGGAGTACCTAAAGCAATATCAGGCACCTAACTGCCAGGTTTCAACACTCTCTTCAGATGGGCGGCGAGTCAGGTTTCCTGCCTCAATCCTGAGACCTTTTTTGCTACATGATGGAATCAAAGGGCGCTTTCGCATCAGCTTCGATTCCGGCGGCAAATTTAAAAGTATCCAGCGAATTAATTAGCTCAGGATGTAAAACTCCTTCAGCACGGCTATAATGCCCGCTTTGTTAACTCTCGGAAATGGTTCGCTATGCTTTATTCATTGGCTAAATCCCTGATGTTCCGTATGGATGCTGAACGCTCTCACAACTTGGCACTGGGTGGTATGAATGTCGCTGCAGCGATGGGCTTACCTACTATTTTAGGTGCTGAGACGCTGGAAGCGCCGGTAGAAGTGATGGGGATTCGTTTTCCTAATCCAGTTGGCTTAGCTGCAGGGTTGGATAAAAATGGCACTGCAATTGATGGACTAGCGGCGATGGGGTTTGGTTTTGTAGAGGTCGGTACGGTTACGCCTCGCCCACAGTTGGGTAATCCTAAACCACGTCTTTTCAGAATACCTGAACATAACGCGATTATTAATCGTATGGGCTTCAATAATGCAGGCGTCGATGCTTTGCTTGTTAATATTGATCGGGCTCGTTACGACGGCATATTAGGTATCAATATTGGCAAAAACAAAGATACACCGAATGAAAAAGCCAATGATGATTACCTGCTTTGCATGAGAAAAGTGTATTCAAGAGCTTCTTATATTACGGTTAATGTATCCTCACCTAATACGCCGGGGCTACGCACTTTGCAATTTGGCGAGTCATTAGAGAACCTGCTTGAGGCGTTGAAGAATGAACAGGCTCGCCAAGCCAATTTACACGATCGTTATGTACCGATTGCTGTCAAAATTGCACCTGATATGACAGAAGAAGAGATCGAGATGGTTGCAGCATCCCTCAAAACCTACGAAATGGATGGCGTCATCGCGACCAATACGACGCTTTCTCGTGAGGGAGTAGAGGACTCACCGTTGCAAAGTGAAGCCGGTGGCTTAAGCGGTGCTCCTGTCCGTAACAAGTCAACTAAAGTGATTCGTGTATTATCGAAATCGCTAGGTGGGTCTGTACCGATTATTGGTGTGGGTGGTATTACCGAAGGGTTCGATGCGGCAGAAAAAATAGAAGCTGGGGCTAGTTTGGTGCAAATTTACTCAGGTTTTATATTTAAAGGCCCGTCACTTGTTAGCGATTCGGTTCGAGCGATTCAGGCATTACCCGATAGCTTTTAGCATGTGCTACGTAGGCTCCTCAAGCGAGGAGCCTTTTGTGTTTGAAGGGCATCAATGTAATGAAGGGTGGGCTTGAATGGCGGATACGCCTGCCATTCCGCTCCAATGGGCTTCTCGGCCTTGGCGCCAGCCACTCATCCACTGACTACGTAGGTCCGTGGTGGTAACTGGACAGGTGTCTCGCGACTTGCCTCCTAGTCCTGCTTGGAAGCCGCGATTAAATAGGGTTGCTGACTTATCTCGTTTCTGTCTCTTCATATAGAGGTGCCTCTCATACGTTGTTTTTAGAAAACGTGAATATCTGAGACTGAATATTCATCCTGAGCTGTGGTTCGTCCATTCTTGGATCATCACAGTGACTATTATAGATAGCGGAAAAAACGATTGAGTTCGATTAATTAAAACAATCATTTTTTTTGAGTCGATAGTGAGCGGCTGCAAAAACACCATGCTTTCAGTTAGTTAAGTGACGGCTAAGGTGCTTAAATAAAACATGAAAAATAATCATGACGCATTTATGACAGCTTAATTGCTATTTTTGTATGTGATGATGTGCTTAATACACGGTTATACCGCGCTCCAACTAACTTACGTGGATAAATAATGAAATTTTTTGCGACCTGTCCGAAAGGGCTTGAAACACTCCTTCTTGATGAACTGACCGGATTTGGTGCAGAAAGTGTGAAATCCACAGCGACGGGTGCCGAATTTAGCGGTGATCTGGCACTGGCTTACTTTGTATGTCTATGGTCTCGTTTAGCTAACCGTGTGTTACTGCCCTTGGCCGAAGCGCCTGTCGAAACAGCGGAACAGCTTTATGATGCGGTGAAAAGTGTTGATTGGCTTGATCATATGGAAGCGTCTGGTTCCCTAAGTGTAGCTTTTACCGGAAGAACGGAATCGATCAACCACACCCATTTTGGTGCTTTAAAGGTCAAAGATGCGATTGTCGACCAGATCAGAGAAAAAACCGGTGAGCGTCCTAGTGTTGATCGTGACAACCCTGACCTAAAAATACATGCTCATATCTATCGTGGCCGATTGAATCTATCCCTTGACCTTTCAGGGGAAAGCTTGCACCGCAGAGGCTATAGAACGCAGGCTGGCGCCGCGCCTCTAAAAGAGAACTTAGCAGCGGCTATCTTAATGCGCTGCCAATGGCCACAGCTTGCGGATGAGCGTCCTGTGGTGTTTGACCCTATGTGTGGTTCAGGAACGCTACTGATTGAAGCGGCGATGATGTCTGCTGATATTGCGCCAGGCATCTATCGTGAACGATTTGGTTTTGAAGGCTGGAAGCAGCATCAACCTGATATATGGAGTCGACTTAAAGAGGAAGCTGAAGTACGGCGAGCTAAAGGGCTAGAACAATCATCGGTTCGCTTTTTTGGTGGTGATCAAGATCCCCGTATGCTGTCAATTGCCCGTAGCAATGCTGAAAGAGCTGGTGTTGAAGCGCTTATCGAGCTTAAGCAAGCTTCTGTTGAGCAAATGACGTGTCCTGTTGCTGATCAAGGTGGTTTGATGGTGACAAACCCGCCATACGGTGAACGGCTAGGTGAAGGGTCAGAGTTGATGTTCTTATATCGCCAGTTAGGTGATGCGCTAAAACAAGATTTTGCAGGCTGGAAAGCGGCTATTTTTACGGGAAACCCCGATCTTTGCCAAGTGGTCGGCCTGAAGGCAGACAAATCCTACCGTTTGAATAACGGCCCGATCGATAGCCGCTTGTTCCTTTATACGTTGTACGAAAAAGCGGCTGTGACTGAAACACACGAGCAACCAAGTACTCCCGCTGAGTTTAGTGAAACGGCACAAATGTTTGCTAATCGCTTGAAGAAAAATCTTAAAGCGCTAAAAAAATGGCAAAAGCAGAATGATATTGAATGCTACCGCCTCTACGATGCAGATATCCCAGAATATTCAGTGGCCGTTGATATCTATAAAGATTGGGTGCATGTACAGGAATACGCTGCCCCTGCCTCTATTGATAAGGTGAAGGCATTTGAGCGCCTGAAGGACGTTCTTGCGGTTATTCCGTCGGTACTTGAGGTGG includes:
- the lhgO gene encoding L-2-hydroxyglutarate oxidase yields the protein MSELFDYIVIGGGILGASTAMQLQQRYPSAKVLVLEKEASPAAHQTGHNSGVIHAGVYYKPGSLKAKFCKLGNAATKAFCEAEGIPYDQCGKLLVATNPVELERMQALIGRCAENDLPIEVLDQQALCEREPNIEGLGAIFVPSTGIVSYTQITEKMLQKVVNLGGEVRLSTEVTGVKESPEEVTVTTHSGVFKGRHLIVCAGLMADRVVRMLGVEPKFKIIPFRGEYFLLPSKHNQIVNHLIYPIPDPDLPFLGVHLTRMVDGTVTVGPNAVLAFKREGYRKTDISLKDCWEMLTYPGLRKVVWKNLKPSLAEMKNSLSKRGYLGLVQKYCPIITLDDLKPYPAGIRAQAITPDGDLVDDFLFVKTQRALVVCNAPSPAATSAIPIGEHIIDQLDVSST
- a CDS encoding HDOD domain-containing protein: MTEVAATSQKAINLMLLDPGGDFLSWTHQLSKAEPHWQVDRFDDPQMLLARFELKAPDAVFLSSSIRGYAELNVLNRMIELKPDLLRFQLGPSIHSNQSITQRLELTHRVFAQPNDIETICTTIKYLLKITQLVKRPAIRQFISNQHQLPAVPGVYLELTHALNSDTTNAKNIASIIQQDPALAAKLIQLVNSSYFGMPREISQIPEAVSILGIRTLRGLALSSRISSTYPPHKRWKYFSFERINQRALLVARLAKDICQQAKVSPGIAEQAFLAGLLQDIGILVMASQNPSDYLKVLQYAVKEKKPLHLAEKKITGLYHGEVGAALMALWNIPPRVVEAILLHPAPHLSTDTDFQPLTAVHVADALIPPVWQHKHTKMNNQLSEAYLEKIGYLSSLHHWKLLAHDYRAMMKAS
- a CDS encoding YciC family protein, producing MKTFDYLKQSFFFFRQNFRDIATIQLPFLILLNALALWLDMNASETEDFRQTALSISLLSLVLMPIYWAATILYMQSKLENRPLQPFQAISLSFKYWRTLLFIFILTALAISGGLLLLIIPGIYIGIRLSFADYIGVVEGKSAWASLKQSWEETDDYFWVLLQGLLILYPTLQLVEIPITQYFTNQEDRSMLLELPIVVFLDLLSALITVYGFRIYCVMREEIRPESNNDRPKAIDDQNP
- a CDS encoding riboflavin synthase subunit alpha — its product is MFTGIVQGQAEVTLIERRDDFMQLTVRLPSSRAGNLQIGASIAINGTCLTIASFDSCNVRFDLIEETLRVTNLGDITVGDHVNFERAAKFGDEIGGHLLSGHVSSVATIDSIRKTPDNCEIWLKAPDHLSQYLLPKGFVSLNGCSLTIAEVKGNLFNIFLIPETLNVTTFGSANVGDRINLEVDPQTQAIVDTVQRYLDQSSI
- a CDS encoding TIGR01777 family oxidoreductase, with product MHYVVTGGTGFIGTRLVESLLADGHDITVISRKPANVTVGSKAHQPKLESITIDELQKLTKPVDGVVNLAGAPIVDKRWTDARKKLLRHSRIDLTQTLIASLEKAGAQPDVFISGSAIGYYGSHDHDLPLNEQATVTKGFTHDLCRDWENAALGAEKRLNSRVCLIRTGVVLGEGGALKKMLPPFRFGLGGPIGDGRQWMSWLHLDDEVAAIRFLLAHDTLSGPFNLTAPGSVTNQEFSDTLGAVLGKPAKFRVPPLMMKLMLGEASELLLEGQRIYPEKLLKAGFTFKYPDLSTALRTVLGSE
- a CDS encoding potassium channel family protein, translating into MGFDRHQAFLSRLGFGGVSPDENPTARRWSRRLEAPMMIAALWIIVDWYLAEKGLSTPELTLFTDRFIWLCFVAETGILLFLVDNKALYLKHNWMNILIILAGLPVIWGMQIFYAGVLRTLRLLIMVGILLRISTDVRTVLARHNLGMTLFICFLIMLFSGFLISGIDPAFKTPVDGIWWAWVTVTTVGYGDLVPVTTAGRLFGALLILMGIGLFSMLTASFSVFFIEQDEKDMLEKENQNIDRIAKIESQLERIEAQLQQTLRHLESSHQNNPPTQSPEQSVTRLKDQDI
- a CDS encoding BatD family protein; amino-acid sequence: MRRFFFLLVLLPSLAHAEVSTYLSRYNISLQDTVRLTIEVTQPGQAQRPDLSTLTQDFQLLGSKKMTISSLQGKTRVATTRWQVLIRPKRSGALTIPAFTIQNDRSLPITVNVSGPSGIPSYTATQTQAPSGILPTTPLQNIPRPLFIENELDYTEAYESSQLIYSVRLYHKDPLSKNVGLTDPFLNRALIVPLGDAQEEETLYQGQRYFVKEQRYAIFADEPGTYDIEPPLFSGTTVSGNPLETVGSELEVAIIPRANTNSQGYWLPANDMLLTETLEAPDKVEPGVAIIRKLSLTATGLPTARLPSLAVLQNELATIELLDVTLSEAISEQGLIGTRTETLRITPKERGEITLPPIDIHWWDTYEDRAKIASRPPVIIRVDAKSANGLNSSDPQAKSATTISAETTAPEPQEASDVLTKRNTSDGYIVVIIFLLTLSTATSLGWLYTYNKLRHFKQHQIKKRSIVSERQKQKRERTHLLAENNTFQALTMACQQNNVEFAKLRLIEWAQHFWPDSDIDSCEDISAAASNQTLDFLIIDLEQHIYNGEAALWQGDLLLQAVDALRQRRLKSTHS
- a CDS encoding DUF2835 family protein, with the translated sequence MNEIIINISISTKEYLKQYQAPNCQVSTLSSDGRRVRFPASILRPFLLHDGIKGRFRISFDSGGKFKSIQRIN
- a CDS encoding quinone-dependent dihydroorotate dehydrogenase; translation: MLYSLAKSLMFRMDAERSHNLALGGMNVAAAMGLPTILGAETLEAPVEVMGIRFPNPVGLAAGLDKNGTAIDGLAAMGFGFVEVGTVTPRPQLGNPKPRLFRIPEHNAIINRMGFNNAGVDALLVNIDRARYDGILGINIGKNKDTPNEKANDDYLLCMRKVYSRASYITVNVSSPNTPGLRTLQFGESLENLLEALKNEQARQANLHDRYVPIAVKIAPDMTEEEIEMVAASLKTYEMDGVIATNTTLSREGVEDSPLQSEAGGLSGAPVRNKSTKVIRVLSKSLGGSVPIIGVGGITEGFDAAEKIEAGASLVQIYSGFIFKGPSLVSDSVRAIQALPDSF
- the rmf gene encoding ribosome modulation factor; translation: MKRQKRDKSATLFNRGFQAGLGGKSRDTCPVTTTDLRSQWMSGWRQGREAHWSGMAGVSAIQAHPSLH
- the rlmKL gene encoding bifunctional 23S rRNA (guanine(2069)-N(7))-methyltransferase RlmK/23S rRNA (guanine(2445)-N(2))-methyltransferase RlmL; its protein translation is MKFFATCPKGLETLLLDELTGFGAESVKSTATGAEFSGDLALAYFVCLWSRLANRVLLPLAEAPVETAEQLYDAVKSVDWLDHMEASGSLSVAFTGRTESINHTHFGALKVKDAIVDQIREKTGERPSVDRDNPDLKIHAHIYRGRLNLSLDLSGESLHRRGYRTQAGAAPLKENLAAAILMRCQWPQLADERPVVFDPMCGSGTLLIEAAMMSADIAPGIYRERFGFEGWKQHQPDIWSRLKEEAEVRRAKGLEQSSVRFFGGDQDPRMLSIARSNAERAGVEALIELKQASVEQMTCPVADQGGLMVTNPPYGERLGEGSELMFLYRQLGDALKQDFAGWKAAIFTGNPDLCQVVGLKADKSYRLNNGPIDSRLFLYTLYEKAAVTETHEQPSTPAEFSETAQMFANRLKKNLKALKKWQKQNDIECYRLYDADIPEYSVAVDIYKDWVHVQEYAAPASIDKVKAFERLKDVLAVIPSVLEVEPRKVVLKQRKRQSGSDQYEKQASVGRFFEVTEHNCRLRVNLHDYLDTGLFLDHRPVRQKIQKISQGKDFLNLFCYTASASVHAGVGGAKTTTSVDMSATYLQWAMKNLALNGFNDKHHRFIQSDCIVWLKKQRKPEFDLIFMDPPTFSNSKRMQDVLDVQRDHVELIRLAMRLLRKDGVLIFSNNYRKFKLDYDLLSGFDIKDISTSTIDPDFKRNSKIHTCFEIRWP